In one Oncorhynchus masou masou isolate Uvic2021 chromosome 23, UVic_Omas_1.1, whole genome shotgun sequence genomic region, the following are encoded:
- the LOC135510742 gene encoding LOW QUALITY PROTEIN: uncharacterized protein KIAA0232-like (The sequence of the model RefSeq protein was modified relative to this genomic sequence to represent the inferred CDS: deleted 1 base in 1 codon), whose translation MRPVSDGPAPVSFSRPHPPVGPLPTSEMSLLHSLGPVQSWLGQELEKCGIDAMIYTRYVLSLLLHDSYDLQDQENDILGWEKGTGKKWSKSKKKGGGTDLSLEEIKKQAAVQCLRSASDENSGIESLVEELCSKLKDIQNKQKEEKPLNKSYGSQSPEQVESSSSKDQVEMYYEAFPPLSEGSVCLQEIMTVWNKAKASAYSGSSSSAAPQTSTDTSSPKDCNSDGEAANERTPEACSTNTNPTSERAQQRRSKKEKENRYHGGATADDRAAVHSKRQARHRSECKYRPRSWSSGSSEAGSSSSGNPGDSKISSRKAVRIRHKSKEAGSRSKRGCNRGQVKLALQAIDKEGRRNAGGGSSSSTTGGSARQTQLYKKGNRPLKEIRKYPGWGDAKESGAEASNKKEYMEEPLWYTEPITEYFVPFSSRKSKLETKYRSKVDSPDDSTMSANFERLSERMQGIYIANASFQRAYLAAGTFVDGHFVEVPGDSNEEANDLNGTSSFPTPEDSRDLDDDHLSEFTHFYEVDIYQSILDPSASDSVQESRILSMIRQKSEEQRDFETECCLVLDGLELQGESAIRVDCQETLAADGFFMQDLENMAQIWGCYSSSSSEDKDGESFVGDSPVQLSPALDGVPFPISTLPGNLEEPHLPEATSEASGLNNSCFSLFELQYDSPTLSFPCDSLTVGQENNTDSSSCLEPHCNKQSRLLIWTKNSAFDETEHCSNLSTRTCSPWSHSEETRSDNEQINVHTEESALIGNEEINCIILPISGTYLEEEILDFLQEDTGRQCDEANVGTVSNLTFAKKSKLESICGIALEQYDAGMFSHDTNQQCDNYSSGIIKDIWTAIGDGDPELSLGGEKPGEGLFSKESSSYHCGCLDVQVKEDGPIQGPLKKAVQHSEYHLWEGKNEEQALLAKNKLSKINASGDYMTPSKPWDVNPEKDNTSFILGGVYGELKTFSSDQDWAVVPPGDARGSLLQCAAAAASASDVVTIAGTDVFTNTGSCFAPGHKPFWRPLVSFGQSDQATKGGGEGLNKGFSLIFHEDLLGSCAGFQGEEPGLDNPFASFDLNNQFSQVLHVECSFEPEDMGSFSPGFKPKSILCSDSENDAFHPRLYGINQTTQYRAIRISPRTHFRPISASELSPGGGSESEADSEKEEEKSVPFLALPDVFDDPQADLKPLEEDAENEGPCYGKSELESGKFLPRLKKSGMEKSAQTSLDSQEGSSTLLPIAEQEICLDCEMAAAAGAATLMASERMDVPVNQIQKEESCREKEACKCAAAGQCPTYGKTYDFIEDLHEFPLLNISGQGGTGSQQDECWWQNTLCSPPFPGSQCTGSSNI comes from the exons GAAAATGACATCTTGGGCTGGGAGAAGGGAACTGGGAAGAAATGGAGCAAGAGTAagaagaaaggaggagggacGGACCTAAGTCTGGAGGAGATAAAGAAGCAAGCCGCTGTGCAATGTCTGCGTTCAGCATCTGATGAA AACTCTGGAATTGAGAGCCTGGTCGAGGAGCTTTGCTCCAAACTCAAGGACATCCAAAACAAACAGAAAG AAGAAAAACCGCTCAACAAATCTTATGGATCTCAGTCTCCTGAACAAGTTGAGTCCTCTTCCTCAAAGGACCAGGtggaaat GTATTATGAAGCCTTTCCTCCTTTGTCAGAGGGATCTGTTTGTCTCCAAGAGATCATGACGGTGTGGAACAAAGCTAAAGCCAGCGCTTACTCTGGCTCATCATCCTCTGCAGCCCCGCAGACCAGCACTGACACCTCCTCCCCAAAAGATTGCAACAGCGATGGTGAAGCTGCTAATGAGAGAACCCCTGAAGCATGcagcactaacactaacccaaccAGCGAGAGAGCCCAACAGCGACGCAgcaagaaggagaaagagaaccGATACCATGGTGGCGCAACAGCGGATGACCGAGCTGCCGTTCACAGCAAGAGGCAGGCGAGGCACAGGTCAGAGTGCAAGTATCGGCCTCGCTCCTGGTCCTCTGGCTCTAGCGAGGCTGGCTCGAGCTCCAGCGGGAACCCAGGCGATTCCAAAATCTCCAGCAGGAAAGCAGTCAGAATCAGGCACAAGTCCAAGGAGGCGGGCAGCAGGAGTAAGCGGGGGTGCAACAGAGGACAAGTGAAACTGGCTCTGCAGGCCATTGACAAGGAGGGGCGCAGGAACGCTGgaggcggcagcagcagcagcaccactgGAGGCTCTGCAAGGCAAACACAGCTCTACAAAAAGGGGAATAGGCCGCTGAAGGAGATTCGAAAATATCCAGGTTGGGGGGACGCAAAGGAGTCCGGAGCTGAGGCAAGCAACAAAAAGGAGTACATGGAAGAGCCCCTGTGGTACACAGAGCCCATCACAGAGTATTTTGTACCTTTCAGTAGCAGAAAGAGCAAACTGGAAACAAAGTACCGGAGTAAGGTGGACTCTCCAGACGACTCGACTATGTCCGCTAACTTTGAAAGGCTGTCTGAGAGAATGCAAGGCATCTACATTGCCAACGCAAGCTTCCAGAGGGCGTATCTGGCAGCGGGAACCTTTGTGGATGGGCACTTTGTTGAGGTGCCAGGCGACTCAAATGAGGAGGCTAACGACCTCAATGGGACCTCAAGCTTCCCTACGCCTGAGGATAGTAGAGATTTAGATGATGACCATCTGTCTGAATTCACTCACTTCTATGAAGTCGATATTTATCAATCCATATTGGATCCTAGTGCCTCAGACTCAGTACAAGAGAGTCGGATCTTGAGCATGATTCGACAGAAGAGTGAAGAACAAAGAGACTTTGAGACAGAATGTTGTTTAGTGTTAGATGGCCTTGAGCTGCAAGGGGAAAGTGCAATAAGGGTGGACTGTCAGGAAACGTTGGCAGCTGATGGGTTCTTCATGCAGGATTTGGAAAACATGGCTCAGATCTGGGGATGTTATTCATCTTCTAGCTCTGAAGATAAAGATGGAGAAAGCTTTGTAGGGGACTCACCCGTTCAGCTCTCCCCCGCTTTGGACGGTGTTCCATTCCCCATCAGTACTCTGCCTGGAAACCTGGAGGAGCCTCATCTCCCAGAAGCCACGAGCGAAGCGTCTGGTCTGAACAACTCCTGCTTCTCTCTTTTTGAGCTCCAGTACGATAGCCCCACTCTTTCTTTTCCCTGCGACTCACTCACTGTTGGTCAAGAAAACAACACAGATTCAAGTAGCTGTCTAGAACCACATTGTAACAAGCAGTCTCGTTTGCTAATTTGGACCAAAAATAGTGCCTTCGATGAAACTGAACATTGTTCAAATCTTTCAACCCGAACCTGCAGTCCATGGTCACATTCGGAAGAGACGCGTTCAGACAATGAGCAAATAAATGTTCATACAGAGGAGTCCGCTCTAATTGGCAATGAAGAGATTAATTGTATAATCCTCCCCATCTCTGGTACATACCTAGAGGAAGAAATCCTGGACTTTTTACAAGAAGACACCGGTCGTCAGTGCGATGAGGCCAATGTTGGCACAGTGTCCAATCTGACCTTCGCAAAGAAATCTAAATTGGAGTCCATTTGTGGGATAGCATTAGAACAGTATGATGCTGGCATGTTTTCGCATGACACAAACCAACAGTGTGACAACTACAGCTCAGGGATAATAAAGGACATTTGGACAGCTATCGGAGATGGAGATCCTGAACTATCACTAGGAGGAGAGAAGCCAGGCGAAGGCTTGTTCTCCAAAGAGTCGAGCAGCTACCACTGCGGTTGTCTTGACGTGCAGGTAAAGGAAGATGGTCCCATCCAGGGGCCTCTGAAGAAGGCAGTGCAGCACTCTGAGTACCACCTGTGGGAAGGCAAGAATGAAGAGCAGGCCCTCCTGGCCAAAAACAAACTCTCGAAGATTAATGCTTCCGGGGATTACATGACGCCGTCCAAGCCCTGGGATGTGAACCCTGAGAAAGACAACACATCGTTCATCCTGGGAGGAGTGTACGGAGAGCTGAAGACGTTCAGTAGTGATCAGGACTGGGCTGTGGTGCCGCCTGGCGACGCGAGAGGCAGCCTGCTACAGTGTGCCGCTGCTGCCGCCTCTGCCTCAGACGTGGTCACCATTGCTGGTACAGACGTGTTCACGAATACGGGCAGCTGCTTTGCCCCTGGCCATAAGCCCTTCTGGAGGCCCCTGGTCTCCTTCGGGCAG AGCGACCAGGCTACTAAAGGAGGTGGGGAAGGTTTGAATAAGGGATTTTCTTTAATCTTCCATGAAGATTTACTCGGATCCTGTGCAGGCTTCCAAGGCGAGGAGCCAGGACTCGACAACCCGTTTGCGTCCTTCGATCTGAACAATCAGTTCTCTCAAGTCCTCCACGTAGAATGCTCCTTCGAACCTGAGGACATGGGTTCGTTCAGCCCGGGGTTCAAGCCCAAGTCTATATTGTGCTCGGACTCTGAGAACGACGCTTTCCACCCACGGCTATACGGCATCAACCAGACCACCCAGTACAGGGCCATCCGCATCTCCCCCAGGACTCACTTCCGACCCATATCCGCCTCAGAGCTGTCGCCCGGTGGAGGGAGTGAGTCGGAGGCTGATtctgagaaagaagaggagaagagtgtTCCATTCCTGGCCCTGCCAGATGTCTTCGATGACCCTCAGGCAGACCTCAAACCGCTAGAGGAGGATGCAGAAAACGAGGGCCCCTGCTACGGGAAGTCAGAACTGGAATCTGGTAAGTTCCTGCCCAGATTGAAGAAGTCTGGCATGGAGAAGAGTGCCCAGACCTCACTGGATTCTCAGGAGGGCTCTAGCACCCTTCTGCCAATCGCTGAGCAAGAGATTTGCTTAGACTGCGAAATGGCAGCCgcagcaggagcagcaacatTGATGGCAAGTGAACGGATGGACGTCCCAGTCAATCAGATTCAGAAGGAAGAATCTTGCAGAGAGAAGGAAGCCTGCAAATGTGCAGCGGCTGGTCAGTGTCCCACATATGGGAAAACCTATGACTTCATTGAAGATTTGCATGAG TTCCCTCTATTAAATATTAGTGGACAGGGAGGAACTGGCAGCCAGCAAGATGAGTGCTGGTGGCAGAACACACTCTGTTCCCCCCCTTTCCCCGGATCTCAGTGTACAG GGAGCAGCAACATCTGA